The Cryptococcus gattii WM276 chromosome B, complete sequence genome has a segment encoding these proteins:
- a CDS encoding Hypothetical Protein (Similar to TIGR gene model, INSD accession AAW41449.1) → MSSYDPLPDEVITPEQFRQSMRLVRLQIAVPISVLVAMGTNLVCALALKPGLSGISSLFPTLLTPNALMIELYWALLFGLQIGFCLEMLVHGVGLRFAVANWLQAAWAVFFTLQFFVGAEIVLLINALNVLSIHMTLLYYPPTLKRPMDAIFIHAPMTMFLAILFQLDWLHSGFIAIGWVIKDESRWGKYTWQAVACVAGVNIVSALWAGARRLYLLTTASMYLLFSLLFSSPRTNPTLPTTALPKPPPLLVTIIACLVLHPITLIVGVAWKRSLERQGRIRLEEDVERVEEERGRHERERP, encoded by the exons ATGTCCAGCTACGATCCCCTCCCAGACGAGGTCATCACCCCTGAGCAATTTAGACAGTCTATGAGGCTTGTCCGGCTGCAGATTGCAGTACCAATCTCGG TACTGGTGGCGATGGGGACTAATTTGGTTTGTGCCCTTGCCCTCAAGCCAGGATTGA GTGGTATCAGTTCTCTTTTTCCGACACTCTTAACACCCAACGCTCTCATGATCGAACTATACTGGGCTCTTTTGTTCGGATTACAAA TTGGGTTCTGTCTT GAAATGCTTGTGCATGGGGTCGGATTGAGATTTGCGGTTGCGAATTGGCTTCAAGCAGCTTGGGCCGTGTTCTTT ACGCTTCAATTCTTCGTTGGTGCCGAGATAGTCCTCTTGATCAATGCCCTGAACGT ACTTTCAATCCACATGACCTTGCTCTACTATCCTCCCACTCTTAAACGACCAATGGACGCCATCTTTATTCATGCCCCTATGACAATGTTCTTAGCTATCCTCTTTCAACTTGACTGGCTTCACTCTGGCTTCATTGCCATCGGGTGGGTCATCAAAGACGAAAGCAGGTGGGGTAAATATACATGGCAAGCGGTGGCTTGCGTGGCGGGCGTGAATATTGTTTCTGCACTCTGGGCAGGAGCAAGGCGACTTTA CTTGCTGACAACTGCAAGCATGtacctcctcttctctctccttttttcttcgCCTCGCACCAACCCCACACTCCCTACGACTGCCCTTCCTAAACCCCCTCCCTTGTTGGTCACCATCATTGCGTGTCTTGTGTTGCATCCCATAACGTTAATCGTTGGAGTCGCTTGGAAGCGAAGCTTGGAGAGGCAAGGGAGGATCCgattggaggaggatgtggaaagagtagaggaggaaagaggaaggcATGAGAGAGAGAGGCCGTAA
- a CDS encoding Protein-vacuolar targeting-related protein, putative (Similar to TIGR gene model, INSD accession AAW41448.1): MSIPHSAYDPRRVFRFNLPHFEIGPKARSVGTYLSGGLFALSYFILFDAATLSSHAKPPPDAPYDVVPVHMAFVDWIPAICTTLGFIITSLLDKSHLTSAFSSDPWAHEGSAAWRARVVLFIGVALMAGGLAGSLCVLILKYIVPDYTGYTYYGAANVATNAGIMISCVHFLLSTAFPFQTPQS, translated from the exons ATGTCCATTCCACATTCGGCCTACGACCCGCGCCGCGTGTTCCGCTTCAACCTCCCCCACTTCGAAATCGGTCCCAAAGCACGCTCAGTCGGAACATACCTTTCCGGCGGTCTC TTCGCACTCTCATATTTCATCCTATTCGACGCCGCTACTCTCTCATCCCATGCCAAACCACCTCCAGATGCGCCTTATGATGTTGTGCCAGTCCATATGGCATTTGTGGATTGGATCCCTGCCATCTGCACTACCC TTGGATTCATCATAACTTCCCTCCTCGATAAATCTCACCTCACCTCCGCCTTTTCCTCGGATCCATGGGCACATGAAGGTTCCGCAGCTTGGCGTGCTAGGGTGGTACTCTTCATCGGGGTAGCCTTGATGGCCGGTGGTCTCGCCGGGAGTCTT TGTGTCCTCATTCTCAAGTACATCGTTCCCGATTACACCGGATATACTTATTACGGTGCCGCCAACGTCGCTACCAACGCTGGCATCATGATCTCGTGCGTCCATTTCCTCCTCTCTACCGCTTTCCCCTTTCAAACCCCACAGAGCTGA
- a CDS encoding Exonuclease, putative (Similar to TIGR gene model, INSD accession AAW41447.1), which produces MGISGLLPLLKEVSVNGHISEFKGKKNGKQGYVWLHKGAFGCAEDLVKGKKSTKFVDYAMYRVRFLRHHGIEPFLVFDGGPLPAKKGTEVSRAKSRLENLEKARSLEAQGRIKEAKEAYTRCVDVTPEMAYQLIKALRAENVDYVVAPYEADAQLCFLEREGYVDGIITEDSDLLVFGCKRASRVIFKLDKDGQCVWIHRDRLAKVREFPMHGWTDMHFRRMAMLSGCDYLDSIPGIGIKTAHRLMRRFNSVEKLLQHIRLEGTYLIPPTYLSDFAQAELAFLYQRVYDPSLGRLVHLNPLPPTTTGFQLGEEGEKWVGVDVEEGLARRMARGDVHPETGLEIVDGWPELAGGSGGAGVVGEGGGIGGAVSSLGGKRQAKAHGVHGVHVQGPMDAFITRFKKPKHHHPKRDCPDYPTHANHEQQHIKSKLAPIHQPVGTYTSGASRLSDQLALRPLVENVIRDGEDGCMTENVKVMSKFFGGRGKKQIRKRQKDEEKNEDGGEGKIELEWEEEEEQEGDGPTHSRSRSLTPTSTPTRIRQRRRSPSPAISSLIASSPPAPPPPPPLPRMTSQSFPSPESFSPCPSPSLSPIISPSFSSCSRQRFMSQTQYVTSPPAAECSSPPVLDFPISSFAEEDKRKQGINVGPGTEMETETETKMFERDSSLGMVVSPTSSPTPPHPLSLSLSRSLPPTRVQSEEENENEEEERKEKAKMVGGSWRAKWAFGGGLEMKGTPKFGAGASAKRAQKQTPKTVPVQKKTSTLTRSSTLALSKRREAMSTGASSRVLKNRPVNVVRGEREALRSGLVTPTRAPSMASVLASSTTERNVMEMKMKVAVKQFGFGRAGRKASEVSGDKEKANTDSAVEEGEEEGEKEEEGEDIGSFTPSPERKPLFSRFSVGGSTPLPRSLPCRNSPNDKTTTFSHPFVSCSDLGSSGNDNLNITLKDIPQREKQGQKQAKQQTRPGLCFVRDRGGSDDVDENTYQQMNQPVRNKTPVSRTTLGRLERYRFEKVSVRK; this is translated from the exons ATGGGCATATCAGGtcttctccccctcctGAAAGAGGTATCTGTAAACGGCCATATCTCAGAGTTTAAGGGTAAAAA GAATGGAAAACAGGGATATGTCTGGCTCCATAAAGGCGCGTTTGGGTGTGCAGAAGATCTTGTcaaagggaagaagagcacAAA ATTTGTCGATTATGCCATGTACCGTGTTAGGTTCTTACGCCATCACGGGATAGAACCGTTCTTGGTATTCGATGGCGGGCCGTTACCTGCCAAGAAGGGCACTGAAGTTTCGCGAGCCAA GTCAAGGTTGGAGAATTTGGAAAAAGCTAGATCATTAGAAGCGCAAGGCCGAATAAAAGAGGCAAAGGAGGCATATACCCGATGTGTGGACGTCACCCCAGAAATGGCGTATCAGCTTATCAAA GCTCTGAGAGCGGAAAACGTCGATTATGTGGTGGCGCCTTATGAGGCAGACGCTCAATTATGTTTCCTTGAGCGCGAGGGGTATGTAGATGGGATTATCACTGAAGACTCTGATTTGCTCGTATTTGGCTGTAAACGGGCAAGTCGT GTCATATTCAAACTTGATAAGGATGGGCAATGTGTGTGGATTCATCGTGATCGGCTGGCGAAGGTGAGAGAGTTTCCAATGCACGGATGGACGGATATGCATTTCAGGCGAATGGCG ATGCTTTCAGGGTGTGATTACCTTGATTCGATACCCGGTATCGGTATCAAAACCGCACATCGCCTTATGCGGCGATTTAATTCTGTTGAAAAG CTCCTGCAACACATCCGTCTTGAAGGCACCTACCTCATCCCACCAACATACCTCTCCGATTTCGCCCAAGCTGAACTCGCTTTTCTCTACCAAAGGGTATACGACCCCTCTCTCGGCCGTCTCGTGCATCTAAATCCCCTTCCACCTACGACCACTGGTTTCCAACtgggggaagagggggaaAAGTGGGTAGGGGTCGATGTAGAGGAAGGGCTTGCGAGGAGGATGGCGAGGGGAGATGTTCATCCCGAGACGGGATTGGAGATTGTTGACGGGTGGCCAGAGTTAGCTGGTGGGAGTGGAGGAGCCGGGGTGGTGGGAGAAGGGGGCGGGATTGGTGGCGCTGTTAGTAGTCTGGGGGGCAAGCGACAAGCAAAGGCTCATGGGGTGCATGGGGTGCATGTGCAAGGGCCTATGGACGCGTTTATTACGA GGTTCAAGAAACCGAAACATCACCATCCTAAGCGCGACTGTCCTGACTATCCCACTCACGCCAATCATGAGCAGCAACATATCAAATCAAAGCTTGCTCCAATCCATCAGCCGGTAGGTACGTACACCTCTGGCGCTTCGCGGTTATCCGATCAACTTGCTTTACGGCCTTTGGTTGAGAATGTGATACGagatggtgaagatggATGTATGACAGAAAACGTGAAGGTGATGAGCAAGTTTTTCGGGGGAAGGGGTAAGAAGCAGATTCGGAAACGGCAAAAGGACGAAGAGAAGAATGAGGATGGAGGTGAAGGTAAAATTGAGcttgaatgggaagaagaagaagagcaagaaggGGACGGGCCTACTCATTCGCGATCGCGTTCTCTGACGCCTACCTCAACACCGACACGTATCCGGCAACGACGGCGGTCACCATCCCCGGCCATATCATCCCTCATCGCTAGCTCTCCTCCGGCGCCGCCCCCGCCCCCGCCCCTACCCCGAATGACAAGCCAGTCTTTCCCCTCCCCCGAAAGCTTTTCTCCTTGTCCCTCACCTTCTCTTTCCCCAATCAtatctccttctttttcttcttgctcACGACAGAGATTTATGTCGCAGACGCAGTATGTCACGAGCCCCCCAGCGGCAGAATGCTCGTCTCCGCCTGTACTTGATTTCCCAatttcttcctttgccGAAGAAGATAAACGAAAGCAAGGGATAAATGTGGGGCCGGGGACGGAGATGGAAACGGAAACGGAAACGAAAATGTTTGAGCGGGACTCATCTTTAGGAATGGTTGTTTCGCCTACTTCATCGCCTACTCCCCCTCATCCGCTTTCGCTTTCGCTTTCGCGTTCGCTTCCCCCGACCCGTGTGCAGAGCGAGGAGGAGAAcgaaaatgaagaagaggagaggaaagaaaaagcCAAAATGGTTGGAGGTTCATGGCGCGCAAAGTGGGCTTTTGGTGGCGGTCTTGAGATGAAAGGTACGCCCAAGTTTGGTGCCGGGGCCAGTGCCAAGAGGGCGCAAAAGCAGACGCCAAAGACAGTGCCGGTCCAGAAGAAAACTTCAACTTTGACTCGCAGTTCGACTTTGGCCTTGTCTAAGAGGCGGGAGGCTATGAGCACGGGCGCGAGTTCAAGGGTATTGAAGAATCGGCCGGTGAATGTGGTTAGAGGGGAGAGAGAAGCGTTGAGGTCTGGACTGGTGACTCCGACGCGTGCTCCGTCAATGGCATCCGTATTGGCATCATCGACCACAGAGAGGAATGtgatggagatgaagatgaaagTGGCAGTCAAACAGTTTGGATTCGGAAGGGCAGGACGAAAGGCGTCGGAAGTGAGTGGGGACAAGGAAAAGGCAAATACGGATAGCGCggtggaagaaggagaagaggaaggagaaaaagaagaagaaggggaggatATAGGATCGTTTACTCCTTCGCCGGAACGAAAGCCGTTGTTCTCTCGTTTCTCTGTTGGCGGTAGTACGCCTCTTCCACGTTCTTTACCTTGTCGAAACTCGCCAAACGATAAGACTACCACATTCAGTCACCCATTCGTCTCCTGTTCCGACCTCGGATCCAGCGGTAACGATAATCTCAACATCACCTTGAAAGATATTCCCCAACGAGAGAAACAAGGGCAAAAGCAGGCGAAGCAACAGACGAGACCAGGACTCTGCTTCGTGCGCGATCGCGGTGGCAGTGATGATGTCGACGAGAATACATATCAGCAAATGAACCAGCCGGTTAGGAACAAGACTCCTGTATCAAGAACAACGTTGGGGAGGTTGGAGAGGTATCGTTTTGAGAAAGTGAGCGTTCGAAAGTGA
- a CDS encoding Hypothetical protein (Similar to TIGR gene model, INSD accession AAW41446.1; CNB00070): MRPSSLLRATHYKPMIKFLGPRKNIEIPPHKVGPHPCAPKEVQESFQSFLSKLNSSSSSTSSSSSSSSSAGSASGARLSSLESTFKPTGKKVDYENYWEAPTYLWVQKEVTEREMEAVMSGGATDIRTGP, encoded by the exons ATGAGGCCTTCATCACTTCTCAGGGCAACCCATTACAAGCCTATGATCAAGTTCTTGGGACCAAGAAAGAATATCGAAATTC CTCCTCATAAAGTTGGCCCTCATCCATGTGCTCCCAAAGAAGTTCAAGAATCCTTCCAATCATTCCTCTCCAAGCtcaactcttcctcttcttctacgtcttcttcatcatcatcttcttcttcagctgGATCTGCGAGCGGGGCCAGGTTGTCAAGTTTGGAAAGCACGTTCAAGCCGACAGGGAAAAAGGTGGATTACGAAAACTATTGGGAAGCACCGACTTATTTGTGGGTGCAAAAGGAAGTGAcggagagggagatggaggcTGTTATG TCTGGCGGGGCGACAGATATTAGGACTGGACCTTGA
- a CDS encoding Hypothetical protein (Similar to SGTC gene model, INSD accession EAL22389.1; CNBB5620): MKFFALTLAPLLALPLAQATITPTSPDGSTTVKVGDTIEALWTADSTDGWTDVEIQLMTGDNLAMVPLATVGTGIDGTSATSFSFVAPDVSPYSKIYFLQFTNGGNMTGATWTTRFTIAGADGSTTEPTNSTDFHGQTVEWGTGELLSSVSSSSSNSSSSSSETTSTSASAVAAAVTASASSSSSSSSSSASSESPSASSASSESAASSNSTTHSASSANASSGSSTSSGSRVQVGLVSVFIASALGLAALV; the protein is encoded by the exons ATGAAGTTCTTCGCCTTGACCCTCGCGCCCCTCCTCGCCCTTCCCCTGGCGCAGGCCACCATCACCCCCACCTCGCCCGACGGATCCACCACCGTCAAGGTCGGAGATACCATCGAAGCTCTCTGGACTGCCGACTCGACTGACGGCTGGACCGATGTCGAGATTCAGTTGATGACCGGAGACAACCTCGCC ATGGTCCCGCTCGCCACTGTCGGCACAGGTATCGACGGTACTTCTGCCACTTCATTCTCCTTTGTAGCCCCCGACGTGAGCCCATACTCCAAGATTTACTTTCTCCAGTT CACCAATGGTGGTAATATGACCGGCGCCACTTGGACAACCCGATTCACC ATTGCGGGCGCTGACGGATCAACCACCGAGCCTACCAACTCTACCGACTTCCACGGCCAGACTGTCGAATGGG GCACCGGTGAACTTCTTTCCTCCgtctcctcatcttctagcaactcttcttcttcttcttctgagACAACTTCGACTTCTGCTTCCGCCGTTGCTGCCGCTGTCACTGCTtctgcctcctcctcttcctcctcttcttcttcttccgcctcCTCCGAGTCCCCCTCCgcctcctccgcctcctcAGAGTCCGCTGCCTCGTCCAACTCTACCACACACTCTGCCTCCTCTGCCAACGCTTCTTCTGgctcttccacctcttccGGCAGCCGTGTCCAAGTCGGACTCGTGTCCGTCTTTATCGCCTCTGCCCTTGGTCTCGCTGCTTTGGTCTAA
- a CDS encoding uncharacterized protein (Similar to TIGR gene model, INSD accession AAW41445.1), giving the protein MADTGMRGTNALQDSRFKDKELASIKSTKFPKHFSEKVDLRKVNISVLRPWVAEKVTELIKVEDDIVVEYVFGMLEDRDNPTPDPKKMQVSLVGFMDKYGAAAFMDALWKLLLSAQKTVGGVPAEFIEAKKQELQRKQQESSSLPLPPLPPSSTSHSQARSSAGALGRSRAENYYGREPRGGFGGRGGDRGGRGDFSRGRDSRETRDSRDGRDGLPPRPYPPARSPLNRSRSRSRSRSPPPRSSGRFPDRERERERERDWGNRRGNKRGGESFRDRPRDDGWASRGTGGGGGGGGGGPSANSGERNYRRPTPPHRPSPPPASAAQTRSRGTGRGRSFSRSPPPPRRSRSRSRSRSRSLSRPLPPRSRSRTPSPSPVRLRRARGGRELPGRGRSMSRSRSRSRSGSRSRSIGRDRNRGRSDTLPRTQTRKHPRSVSRSRTRSRSRSRSGTPVRRRTRDYTPTPEL; this is encoded by the exons ATGGCAGACACTGGTATGCGGGGCACAAACGCCCTTCAAGACTCT AGGTTCAAAGATAAAGAACTTGCCAGCATCAAATCCACCAAATTCCCTAAACATTTCTCTGAAAAAGTCGATCTCCGCAAAGTCAACATCTCCGTCCTCCGTCCCTGGGTTGCTGAAAAGGTTACCGAGCTTATCAAAGTGGAGGATGATATTGTTGTGGAGTATGTCTTTGGGATGCTTGAAGATCGTGACAATCCT ACTCCCGATCCGAAGAAGATGCAAGTCTCCCTCGTAGGGTTTATGGACAAGTACGGTGCTGCAGCATTCATGGACGCTCTTTGGAAACTGCTTCTTTCGGCGCAAAAGACGGTTGGCGGTGTTCCTGCCGAG TTTATCGAAGCCAAAAAACAAGAGCTGCAACGAAAACAACAAGAATCGTCCTccctccctcttcctcctcttcctccctcttcaaCTTCTCATTCGCAAGCACGCTCGTCCGCCGGCGCATTAGGAAGATCAAGAGCAGAGAATTACTATGGCCGTGAACCTCGTGGAGGGTTTGGTGGACGTGGTGGTGATCGTGGAGGACGAGGGGATTTCTCTCGAGGAAGAGACTCGCGAGAGACGCGCGACTCGCGAGACGGGCGAGATGGACTCCCTCCCCGACCATACCCCCCTGCTCGCTCGCCCCTTAACCGATCCCGATCCCGATCCCGATCGCGTTCTCCCCCGCCCCGCAGCTCTGGCCGATTCCCCGACCGCGAACGCGAACGCGAACGAGAGCGAGACTGGGGTAATCGCCGCGGTAATAAAAGGGGAGGTGAATCATTTAGAGATCGACCACGAGACGATGGATGGGCTTCCCGCGGTACCggcggcggtggtggtggcggtggtggtggtcCTTCCGCCAACTCTGGGGAAAGGAATTACCGTCGCCCTACCCCACCACACCGTCCTTCCCCACCACCCGCTTCTGCCGCCCAAACGCGAAGTCGAGGCACGGGCAGGGGTCGATCCTTCTCACGTTCTCCCCCTCCGCCTCGTCGTTCGCGTTCCCGTTCCCGTTCTCGATCCCGATCCCTCTCACGCCCACTGCCTCCTCGTTCACGTTCACGTACCCCTTCGCCATCCCCTGTTCGTTTGCGCCGTGCCCGTGGCGGACGAGAGTTGCCTGGCCGCGGTAGGAGCATGAGCCGTAGTCGAAGCCGAAGCAGGAGCGGAAGCCGAAGCAGGAGTATTGGCAGGGACAGGAATAGGGGAAGGAGTGATACCCTACCACGTACGCAAACTCGAAAACATCCACGATCCGTGTCCAGGTCGCGAACGCGATCCCGCTCACGATCTCGATCTGGAACACCTGTTAGACGACGGACGAGGGATTACACTCCCACACCTGAGCTTTAA
- a CDS encoding WD-repeat protein, putative (Similar to TIGR gene model, INSD accession AAW41443.1), with translation MARNKKRSQRQPSPQPPRQNIKHDWKKGDEELELEEALFGRKQKKFKPDNNNDEESGMSQVEDNDLFTVDAPLAPGFQVDLEGDGYECASGDGDSDTDSENSGDENEFRAFSPSPGRGRSMSRGSDFESESGSELEEETDRPSITVPDDIIDLPSSHDEELARSKRVPLWNDPSDEMAKVDISASRRLKKVDRGKRKTVEGELVGGKELQARLREQFERLHPPPDWAKRRTLPGTPSLSSLLTSNKSFISNPSFSSTQDPLARPPLPPGTIDLKRVRNANHTNPTVSKREAEGGKGGVVDMAWHPSKQVGVLAVGGGDRRVKFFQIDGHTNPTLLTLHIPSLPLSKLTYHPSGTSLLLTGSRPFYYTYDLSSQKCLRSPRNLFGSVASREGDAPNELSRHTFSPDGSLLAVAGRRGAVSILSHSTSGGGVGGMVADLRSGRGGTATALSFSSNGKYLSVLGGRDGAEVEVWDVAQREVVGKWRDDGMRGGGVMESSRDGGWVAVGSNTGLVNLYSPSFLPPSTPSPSSTLTTQATPLKTLSHLTTPITSLSSHPSSSILCISSSTRKDQLKLYHLPTGNAFSNWPTQGTPLGRVTATGFSESGEWLGVGNAGGKVLLWSLRHWA, from the exons ATGGCCAGAAACAAGAAGAGATCACAGCGACAGCCGTCCCCGCAGCCACCAAGGCAGAATATCAAGCATGACTGGAAGAAGGGCGATGAGGAATTGGAACTCGAAGAGGCTCTCTTTGGACGCAAACAGAAAAAGTTCAAGCCGGACAATAACAACGATGAGGAGAGTGGGATGAGTCAAGTAGAGGACAACGAC TTGTTTACTGTTGACGCACCCCTCGCACCAGGATTCCAAGTCGACCTCGAGGGTGACGGTTACGAATGCGCCAGTGGTGACGGCGACAGCGACACTGATTCTGAAAATTCAGGGGACGAAAACGAGTTTAGAGCATTCTCACCTTCCCCAGGTCGTGGTCGTTCCATGTCTCGTGGCTCTGACTTTGAATCCGAGTCCGGATCTGAATTAGAAGAAGAGACTGACCGCCCATCAATCACTGTTCCCGACGATATTATCGACCTCCCATCTTCTCATGATGAAGAATTAGCACGTTCAAAAAGAGTGCCACTTTGGAATGACCCTTCGGATGAGATGGCAAAGGTTGATATCAGTGCATCGAGACGGTTGAAAAAGGTGGATCGGGGAAAGCGGAAGACTGTGGAAGGGGAACTTGTGGGTGGGAAAGAGCTGCAGGCGAGGTTAAGAGAGCA ATTTGAACGACTCCACCCCCCACCTGACTGGGCCAAACGACGTACCCTCCCCGGTACAccctccctctcctcgCTCCTCACCTCCAACAAATCATTCATCTCCAatccttccttctcctccacGCAAGACCCTCTGGCCCGCCCGCCACTTCCACCAGGGACAATTGATCTCAAACGTGTGCGCAACGCAAACCATACCAACCCCACGGTCAGTAAGCGAGAAGCCGAAGGCGGGAAAGGTGGAGTGGTGGACATGGCATGGCATCCGAGCAAGCAGGTCGGAGTGTTGGCTGTTGGAGGTGGCGATAGGCGAGTAAAGTTCTTCCAG ATTGACGGACACACAAACCCCACTTTACTCACTCTCCACATCCCTTCCCTCCCTCTCTCCAAACTCACCTACCACCCCTCCGGCAcctcccttctcctcacTGGCTCTCGCCCCTTTTACTACACCTACGACCTCTCCTCACAAAAATGCTTGCGCTCCCCCCGCAACCTATTCGGCTCCGTCGCTTCTCGCGAGGGGGACGCACCCAACGAATTATCCAGACATACTTTCTCCCCGGATGGGAGTCTTCTCGCTGTCGCGGGACGACGCGGTGCCGTATCCATTCTCTCCCATTCCACGTCTGGCGGTGGGGTAGGCGGGATGGTGGCAGACCTGAGATCAGGTAGAGGGGGGACAGCGACAGCACTGTCCTTCTCGTCCAACGGAAAGTACCTCAGTGTATTGGGAGGTAGGGATGGAGCAGAGGTGGAAGTTTGGGATGTTGCGCAAAGGGAAGTAGTGGGCAAATGGAGGGATGATGGGATGAGGGGTGGTGGGGTTATGGAGTCAAGTAGGGATGGAGGCTGGGTCGCTGTTGG ATCCAATACCGGCCTCGTCAACCTTTACTccccctccttccttcctccttccacCCCGTCTCCTTCCAGTACCCTCACCACCCAAGCAACCCCACTTAAAACCCTCTCCCACCTAACGACCCCCATAacctccctctcctcccacccttcctcttccattctctgcatctcttcctccacccGTAAAGACCAGTTGAAGCTATACCACCTTCCTACGGGAAATGCCTTCTCCAATTGGCCTACACAAGGCACCCCGTTGGGACGGGTGACCGCGACAGGGTTCAGCGAGAGTGGGGAATGGTTGGGAGTGGGGAATGCGGGCGGAAAGGTGTTGCTTTGGAGTCTGAGACATTGGGCGTAA